Proteins found in one Strigops habroptila isolate Jane chromosome W, bStrHab1.2.pri, whole genome shotgun sequence genomic segment:
- the LOC115619085 gene encoding cerebellin-1 gives MRGPGLGLGLLLGAAWLACGQNETEPIVLEGKCLVVCDSNPTSDPTGTALGISVRSGSAKVAFSAIRSTNHEPSEMSNRTMIIYFDQVLVNIGSNFDSERSTFIAPRKGIYSFNFHVVKVYNRQTIQVSLMLNGWPVISAFAGDQDVTREAASNGVLIQMEKGDRAYLKLERGNLMGGWKYSTFSGFLVFPL, from the exons ATGCGGGGCCCGGGgttggggctggggctgctgctgggcgCAGCATGGCTGGCGTGCGGGCAGAACGAGACGGAGCCCATCGTGCTGGAGGGGAAGTGCCTCGTGGTGTGCGACTCCAACCCCACCTCCGACCCCACCGGCACGGCGCTCGGCATCTCCGTGCGCTCCGGCAGCGCCAAGGTCGCCTTCTCCGCCATCCGCAGTACCAACCACGAGCCCTCCGAGATGAGCAACCGCACCATGATCATCTACTTCGACCAG GTACTAGTGAATATCGGCAGCAACTTCGACTCGGAGCGGAGCACTTTTATCGCGCCCAGGAAAGGGATTTACAGTTTCAATTTTCACGTGGTGAAAGTGTACAACAGGCAAACCATCCAG GTGAGTTTGATGCTAAATGGGTGGCCAGTGATTTCTGCCTTTGCAGGGGACCAAGATGTGACCCGAGAAGCTGCTAGCAATGGAGTCCTGATTCAGATGGAGAAAGGAGACAGAGCTTATCTAAAACTGGAGAGAGGAAACTTGATGGGAGGCTGGAAGTATTCAACATTCTCTGGATTTCTGGTGTTCCCGCTTTAA